From the Leptotrichia sp. oral taxon 221 genome, one window contains:
- the cbiB gene encoding adenosylcobinamide-phosphate synthase CbiB, which produces MSLLSKIFIAYILDLIFGDPINVTHPVQIIGKLIDFLEKKLYTKKEEETEEFDVEEKKIGKDKNNKTSKNLSQEIKKRNFWNGMLMNICVIFITFVSMLILEKLSQKNIIFTFFEIYLMYTIFSINSLAREGKKVYKILQKGNLEIARKELSYLVSRDTEKMDKIMIIRSTMETISENTVDGIIAPMFYMFIGGLPLAMTYKAINTMDSMVGYKNEKYMDFGKFSAKIDDIANFIPARITGILIIISSFLLGFDYKNAKKIFFRDRKNHSSPNSAHSEASVAGALGVQFGGKVSYFGKEVEKPTIGDKKKEFRTEDIRKNIRIMYVTSFVGLVIFSLIRFIIFKIL; this is translated from the coding sequence ATGAGCTTATTATCAAAAATTTTTATTGCATATATTTTAGACTTAATTTTTGGTGATCCGATAAATGTAACACATCCAGTACAGATTATTGGGAAATTGATAGATTTTTTAGAAAAAAAATTATATACCAAAAAGGAAGAAGAAACGGAAGAATTTGATGTTGAAGAGAAAAAAATAGGAAAAGATAAAAATAATAAGACTTCAAAAAATCTTTCTCAAGAAATAAAAAAACGCAATTTTTGGAATGGAATGTTAATGAATATTTGCGTGATTTTTATTACGTTTGTATCAATGTTAATTTTAGAAAAATTAAGTCAAAAAAATATAATTTTTACATTTTTTGAAATTTACTTAATGTATACGATTTTTTCTATAAATTCTTTAGCAAGAGAAGGAAAAAAGGTTTATAAAATTTTGCAAAAAGGAAATTTAGAAATTGCTAGAAAAGAGCTATCTTACTTGGTTTCTCGTGATACTGAGAAAATGGATAAAATAATGATAATTCGAAGCACGATGGAAACAATTTCAGAAAATACAGTCGACGGAATAATTGCTCCAATGTTTTACATGTTTATTGGGGGCCTACCACTTGCAATGACCTACAAAGCAATAAATACAATGGATTCAATGGTGGGATACAAAAATGAAAAATATATGGATTTTGGGAAGTTTTCAGCAAAAATTGATGATATTGCTAATTTTATTCCCGCTAGAATAACAGGAATTTTAATAATTATTTCAAGTTTCCTTCTAGGATTTGATTACAAAAATGCAAAAAAAATATTTTTCAGAGATAGAAAAAATCATAGCAGCCCAAATTCTGCACATTCAGAAGCAAGTGTAGCTGGGGCCTTAGGAGTCCAATTTGGTGGAAAAGTTTCTTATTTTGGAAAAGAAGTCGAAAAACCAACAATTGGTGATAAAAAAAAGGAATTTAGAACAGAAGACATTAGAAAAAATATTAGAATAATGTACGTCACAAGTTTTGTTGGATTAGTAATTTTTTCATTAATAAGATTTATTATTTTTAAAATTTTATAG
- a CDS encoding acyltransferase, whose translation MNIDIIRIIALTFIVMLHTLNRQYGLDIWMAGYSVISIGVTLFIMISGYLLLDKVETTKDFFKKRLMGIIPLFITFNIIYVFMYKFSLIKNNGKSLSAPHFWYIYMILGLYLLTPWLRKVLKYAEKETFFVIIIWFLCNILNPYLRFFHLKGIPFSNFPIVGFFGYYLIGYYFKKYKEKISKIPIFYTLGIYFFGFLISFFSTKYILNTTGKQISNFFDKNSLGTFFMTISFFGFWLKFRFKERKKSIKSISDATYFAYLVHLIVLDYVIRISDEMIFKSIATIVISLLAGIIYNNIKILFHKKY comes from the coding sequence ATGAATATCGACATAATCAGAATAATTGCTTTAACCTTCATAGTAATGTTGCACACTCTAAATCGTCAATATGGACTTGATATTTGGATGGCAGGATATTCAGTTATCTCAATTGGAGTAACCCTTTTTATCATGATAAGTGGTTATTTATTACTCGATAAAGTCGAAACTACAAAAGATTTTTTCAAAAAAAGGTTGATGGGAATAATCCCTCTATTTATCACATTTAATATAATATATGTTTTTATGTATAAATTTTCATTAATAAAAAATAATGGAAAGAGTCTTTCAGCCCCACATTTTTGGTACATTTACATGATTTTAGGATTGTACCTTTTAACGCCGTGGTTGAGAAAAGTACTAAAATATGCAGAAAAGGAAACTTTTTTTGTAATAATCATATGGTTTTTATGTAATATTTTAAATCCATATTTAAGATTTTTTCATTTAAAAGGAATTCCGTTTTCCAATTTTCCAATCGTAGGATTTTTTGGATATTACTTAATCGGATACTACTTCAAGAAATACAAAGAAAAAATTTCTAAAATACCGATATTTTACACTTTAGGAATATATTTTTTCGGATTTTTAATAAGTTTTTTTTCAACAAAATATATTTTAAACACAACAGGAAAACAAATATCCAATTTTTTTGATAAGAATTCCCTAGGAACTTTTTTCATGACAATATCATTTTTTGGATTTTGGCTAAAATTTAGGTTTAAAGAACGAAAAAAAAGTATAAAAAGTATTTCAGACGCAACATATTTTGCATATTTAGTCCATTTAATTGTTTTAGATTATGTAATAAGAATAAGCGATGAAATGATTTTTAAGTCTATCGCAACAATTGTTATAAGTCTTTTAGCAGGAATAATTTACAACAATATTAAAATTCTATTTCATAAAAAATATTAA
- the cobD gene encoding threonine-phosphate decarboxylase CobD, producing the protein MNKEKTDFHGGNIYKIFREKNMDKILDYSSNINPYGLPENLKKEIFEKLFVLERYPDPDYIELREKIAEKNNLNIENIIVGNGATEIIFLFMKILSPKKVLIVSPTFGEYERAIKASTLANDSLEINYFELKETENFVLNVKNLETELENNYDLLILCNPNNPTGQFLKLKKLEEILKICEQKNTKLFVDEAFVEFVEDWENESIINSKENKENLFVIRAFTKFFAIPGLRLGYGICFNNNLLKKMLEKKEPWSVNNIADLAGKTVLDDENYIQKTKEWIKDQKKYMYENLNKIEGLRAYKTEVNFILLKIEDNLLEKGLDVKNLRKKMLEKGILIRDASNFIYLNKHYFRLAIKDKLNNEKVIETLTSILKKYKKKKKSS; encoded by the coding sequence ATGAATAAAGAAAAAACAGATTTTCACGGAGGAAACATATACAAAATTTTTAGAGAAAAAAATATGGATAAAATCTTAGATTACAGCTCAAACATAAATCCTTACGGATTACCAGAAAATTTAAAAAAAGAAATTTTTGAAAAATTATTTGTTTTGGAAAGATACCCAGACCCAGATTATATCGAACTTAGAGAAAAAATAGCAGAAAAAAATAATTTGAATATAGAAAATATAATTGTTGGAAATGGAGCTACAGAAATAATTTTTCTTTTTATGAAAATATTATCTCCAAAAAAAGTTTTAATAGTATCTCCAACTTTCGGAGAGTACGAAAGAGCGATAAAAGCCTCAACATTAGCTAATGATAGCCTTGAAATAAATTATTTTGAATTAAAAGAAACAGAAAATTTTGTTTTAAATGTCAAGAATCTTGAAACAGAATTAGAAAATAACTATGATTTATTAATTTTATGTAATCCAAACAATCCAACGGGACAATTTTTAAAATTAAAAAAATTAGAAGAGATTTTAAAAATTTGTGAACAAAAAAATACAAAATTATTCGTAGACGAAGCCTTCGTAGAATTTGTAGAAGATTGGGAAAATGAAAGCATAATAAATTCCAAAGAAAATAAAGAAAATTTATTTGTAATTCGAGCTTTCACAAAATTTTTCGCAATTCCAGGCTTAAGATTAGGCTATGGAATTTGTTTCAATAACAATTTGTTAAAAAAAATGCTAGAAAAAAAAGAACCATGGAGCGTAAACAATATAGCAGATTTAGCTGGAAAAACTGTTTTAGATGATGAAAATTATATTCAAAAAACAAAAGAATGGATAAAAGATCAAAAAAAATACATGTATGAAAATTTAAATAAAATCGAAGGTTTAAGAGCCTATAAAACAGAAGTAAACTTTATTCTTTTAAAAATTGAAGATAATTTGTTAGAAAAAGGTTTAGATGTAAAAAATCTAAGAAAAAAAATGTTAGAAAAAGGCATTTTAATTCGTGATGCATCAAATTTTATTTATTTGAATAAACATTATTTTAGATTGGCAATAAAAGACAAACTAAACAATGAAAAAGTAATAGAAACTTTAACGTCCATTTTAAAAAAATATAAAAAAAAAAAAAAAAGTAGTTGA
- the recJ gene encoding single-stranded-DNA-specific exonuclease RecJ has translation MRNTKWNVKSIPSNREIVGGNLNVDYDILKILYSRGIREKEDVQKFLNPKLENIQDPYGLFDMEKTVLEIENAIRENKNIWIYGDYDVDGITSTSVLYLALKELGAKNVNYYIPIRDEGYGLNNEALKKIKESGADLVITVDCGITSFPEIEFANSIGLPIIITDHHNLHGNKVPDAVAVVNPKRKENKFTFPSLAGVGTIFMVVLCLFERAGEKEKAYEYIDLVAIGTVADIVPLLEENRILTKFGLEKLLHSKNKGLNYLLYKLFFSGNKDQKESKTEYTTYDVGFIIAPVFNAAGRLKDAKMVVKLLISDNSREIEVIVQELIDKNFERKDLQNNIVEMVEKNIEDKNLKEDYIIVDGDPGYHHGVIGIAASKIVDKYNKPTIIMEIKEDQGLAVGSCRSIGNFNILEALQSMPELFLKFGGHSGAAGFTLPIKNIELLRKKINSYAKNILKEEDFVKIIEIDKQIPVQKISYEFFQLIDLLKPFGFGNPTPTFLTKSVFFENIKFIGENKNHIMFDVQQKGYTSRNAVWFNSGEFFKELNEGLIYDIVYKMKNELYQDRYYTKVYIEDVKHSKLIDDRLIYYYSLFTTSFPIKSVFYTNIDVSDESKSEISMKTEVDQISLFQGKKFIGRLDYNVSKLLMQLKEYYNWNFSVEIEKIKRTTTHNIIFITIKRDYSFKCYEVKDVGIFNKIKSFLLGKLEYNSFTKKMLAEFFRNDKNLIIENDFTDSNSVKLNRKNKNLFSVIKYILTVGMFYKTKLDKKSQIVVTEENEKIFATPLFKDYFDINNNVEDVREYPFTVFYEFDENEVLDLFSDELKNENEVEDKENTNLEGKNLEIKNASSGVVSEDVGLKVAEDGGATENFVGTRDNREKENLEDFKNEWKNKFCIITNKKTDLDEKVIEKYRLKILDFKSKKSERIVYLSDLTNEERKGLKNIYVKYLPIEEKIRLKKVLEETSETIYCDNSIEEIL, from the coding sequence ATGAGAAATACTAAGTGGAATGTGAAAAGTATACCTAGTAATAGAGAAATTGTAGGGGGAAATTTAAATGTTGATTATGACATTTTGAAAATTCTTTATTCGCGTGGGATAAGAGAAAAAGAAGATGTTCAAAAATTTTTAAATCCTAAGCTTGAAAATATACAAGATCCATATGGGTTATTTGATATGGAGAAGACAGTTTTAGAGATTGAGAATGCGATTAGAGAGAATAAAAATATTTGGATTTATGGTGATTATGATGTTGATGGGATAACTTCGACGTCAGTTCTTTATTTGGCTTTGAAGGAATTAGGAGCTAAAAATGTGAATTATTATATTCCGATTAGAGATGAAGGATACGGATTAAATAATGAGGCATTAAAGAAAATTAAAGAATCGGGAGCAGATTTAGTTATAACAGTGGATTGTGGGATAACGTCATTTCCAGAAATAGAGTTTGCAAATTCTATTGGGTTGCCAATTATTATTACGGATCATCATAATTTACATGGAAATAAAGTTCCTGATGCAGTTGCAGTTGTGAATCCTAAAAGAAAAGAAAACAAATTTACGTTTCCATCTTTAGCAGGAGTTGGGACGATTTTTATGGTCGTTTTGTGTTTATTTGAAAGGGCTGGAGAAAAAGAAAAGGCTTATGAATACATAGATTTAGTGGCAATAGGGACAGTAGCGGATATTGTTCCATTATTAGAGGAAAATAGAATTTTAACTAAATTTGGATTGGAAAAATTGTTACATTCTAAAAATAAAGGTTTGAACTATTTGTTGTATAAATTATTTTTTAGTGGGAATAAGGATCAGAAGGAGAGTAAAACAGAGTATACTACATATGATGTAGGATTTATTATTGCACCAGTTTTTAATGCAGCTGGGAGATTAAAAGATGCAAAAATGGTTGTAAAATTGCTGATTTCTGATAATAGTCGTGAGATTGAAGTTATTGTACAAGAATTGATTGATAAAAATTTTGAGAGAAAAGATTTGCAAAATAATATAGTTGAAATGGTTGAAAAGAATATTGAAGATAAGAATTTAAAAGAAGATTATATTATTGTGGATGGGGATCCAGGATATCATCATGGTGTAATTGGAATTGCTGCTTCAAAGATTGTCGATAAATATAACAAGCCGACAATAATTATGGAAATTAAGGAGGATCAAGGGTTAGCTGTAGGGTCATGTAGAAGTATTGGGAATTTTAACATTTTGGAGGCGTTACAGTCAATGCCAGAATTGTTTTTGAAATTTGGTGGGCATTCAGGTGCAGCGGGATTTACGTTACCTATAAAGAATATTGAATTATTACGAAAAAAAATTAATAGTTATGCAAAGAATATTTTGAAGGAAGAGGATTTTGTTAAGATAATAGAAATTGATAAGCAAATTCCTGTTCAAAAAATATCATATGAGTTTTTTCAGTTGATAGATTTATTGAAACCATTTGGTTTTGGAAATCCAACGCCAACATTTTTGACAAAGAGTGTTTTTTTTGAGAATATTAAATTTATTGGTGAGAATAAAAATCATATTATGTTTGATGTTCAACAAAAGGGTTATACGAGTAGAAATGCTGTTTGGTTTAATTCAGGAGAATTTTTTAAAGAGTTGAATGAAGGGTTAATTTATGATATTGTTTATAAAATGAAAAATGAATTGTATCAAGATAGATATTATACGAAAGTTTATATTGAGGATGTGAAACACTCAAAATTAATAGATGATAGACTTATTTATTATTATTCGCTTTTTACGACGTCTTTTCCGATAAAATCAGTATTTTATACAAATATTGATGTTAGTGATGAAAGTAAAAGTGAAATTAGTATGAAAACAGAAGTTGATCAAATTTCGTTGTTTCAAGGGAAAAAATTTATAGGACGTTTAGATTATAATGTCTCAAAATTATTGATGCAGTTGAAAGAATACTACAATTGGAATTTTTCTGTGGAAATTGAAAAAATAAAGCGTACAACAACTCATAATATTATTTTTATTACAATAAAAAGGGACTATTCGTTTAAGTGTTATGAAGTTAAGGATGTTGGAATTTTTAATAAGATTAAATCATTTTTATTGGGAAAATTGGAATATAATTCTTTTACAAAAAAAATGTTAGCAGAATTTTTTAGGAATGATAAAAATTTGATAATTGAAAATGATTTTACAGATTCTAATTCAGTAAAATTAAATAGAAAAAACAAAAATTTATTTTCTGTAATAAAATATATTTTGACAGTAGGGATGTTTTATAAAACAAAGTTGGATAAAAAAAGTCAAATTGTTGTTACAGAAGAAAATGAGAAAATATTTGCAACTCCATTGTTTAAAGATTATTTTGATATTAATAATAATGTTGAAGATGTGAGAGAATATCCATTTACTGTATTTTATGAATTTGATGAAAATGAAGTTTTAGATTTGTTTTCTGATGAATTAAAAAACGAAAATGAAGTTGAAGATAAAGAAAATACAAATTTAGAAGGAAAGAATTTGGAAATAAAAAATGCAAGTTCTGGAGTTGTTAGTGAAGACGTAGGATTGAAAGTTGCTGAAGATGGGGGAGCTACAGAAAATTTTGTAGGAACTCGTGATAATAGGGAAAAAGAAAACTTAGAAGACTTTAAAAATGAATGGAAAAATAAATTTTGTATAATTACAAATAAAAAAACAGATTTGGATGAAAAGGTTATTGAAAAGTATCGTTTGAAAATTTTAGATTTCAAAAGTAAAAAGTCTGAAAGAATTGTTTATTTATCAGATTTGACTAATGAAGAACGAAAAGGATTGAAAAATATTTATGTTAAATATTTGCCAATTGAGGAAAAAATTAGGTTGAAAAAAGTTTTGGAGGAAACGTCTGAAACTATTTATTGTGATAATTCTATTGAGGAAATATTGTAA
- the ribE gene encoding 6,7-dimethyl-8-ribityllumazine synthase, which yields MRTLEGKFNGKGLRIGIVAGRFNEFITSKLVGGAVDVLKRNDVNDEDIDIAWVPGAFEIPLITKKMAESKKYDAILTLGAVIKGATPHFDYVCAEVSKGVAQISLQTGLPVMFGVLTTNNIEEAIERAGTKAGNKGADVAFGALEMIDLIKNIG from the coding sequence ATGAGAACGTTAGAAGGAAAATTTAATGGAAAAGGTTTAAGAATAGGAATTGTTGCAGGGAGATTTAATGAGTTTATTACTTCAAAATTAGTAGGTGGAGCAGTAGATGTATTGAAAAGAAATGATGTAAATGATGAAGATATCGATATTGCTTGGGTTCCAGGAGCTTTTGAAATACCTTTAATTACTAAAAAAATGGCTGAATCAAAAAAATATGATGCGATTTTGACTTTAGGAGCTGTTATAAAAGGCGCAACACCTCATTTTGATTATGTTTGTGCAGAAGTTTCTAAAGGAGTGGCTCAAATTTCATTGCAAACAGGATTGCCTGTGATGTTTGGTGTGTTGACTACGAATAATATTGAAGAAGCAATTGAAAGAGCAGGAACAAAAGCAGGAAATAAAGGTGCTGACGTTGCATTTGGTGCGTTGGAAATGATTGATTTGATAAAAAATATTGGATAA
- the ribD gene encoding bifunctional diaminohydroxyphosphoribosylaminopyrimidine deaminase/5-amino-6-(5-phosphoribosylamino)uracil reductase RibD, with translation MEENIDEKYMRMAIELAKKGAGAVNPNPMVGAVVVKNGEVIGKGYHKFFGGPHAEVYVLEEAGEDAHGATIYVTLEPCSHYGKTPPCAKKIIDMGIKKCFIGSSDPNPKVAGKGVAMLKEAGIEVVENVLKEECDEVNQVFFKYIKTKIPYLFVKCGITLDGKIALSNGISKWITNSIAREKVQYYRNKFMGIMVGINTVLVDDPSLTARIENGVDPFRIIVDPHLKINENFKVVKNNEDEKTVIITSQKNQFIENIEKSKNTEIQIKQKRLCDENKIKFIFIEGEKFSFEKMLEEIGKIGIDSVLLEGGESLISLAFKENVIDGGEIFIANKILGDSSAKPFISGFVREKMDEAIQLTNVKNNIYGENVGMEFYFKKYNEMG, from the coding sequence ATGGAAGAAAATATTGATGAAAAATATATGCGAATGGCAATTGAACTTGCGAAAAAAGGTGCGGGTGCGGTAAATCCTAATCCAATGGTTGGAGCTGTTGTGGTAAAAAACGGAGAAGTGATTGGGAAAGGATATCATAAGTTTTTTGGTGGACCTCATGCTGAAGTTTATGTGTTGGAAGAGGCTGGAGAAGATGCTCATGGAGCTACGATTTATGTGACTTTAGAGCCGTGTTCGCATTATGGGAAAACACCGCCTTGTGCGAAAAAAATAATAGATATGGGAATAAAAAAATGTTTTATTGGATCTAGTGATCCGAATCCAAAAGTAGCTGGAAAAGGTGTGGCGATGCTAAAGGAAGCAGGAATTGAAGTCGTGGAAAATGTATTAAAAGAAGAATGTGATGAGGTGAATCAAGTTTTCTTTAAATATATAAAAACAAAAATTCCTTATTTGTTTGTGAAATGTGGGATAACATTAGATGGGAAAATAGCTTTGTCAAATGGGATTTCAAAATGGATAACAAATAGTATCGCTAGAGAGAAAGTTCAGTATTATCGAAATAAATTTATGGGAATAATGGTTGGGATAAATACGGTTCTCGTGGATGATCCAAGTTTAACAGCGAGAATTGAAAATGGTGTAGATCCTTTTAGAATCATTGTTGATCCACATTTAAAGATTAATGAAAATTTTAAGGTTGTGAAAAATAATGAGGACGAAAAAACAGTGATTATTACTTCACAAAAAAATCAATTTATTGAAAATATTGAAAAATCTAAAAATACTGAGATTCAAATAAAACAGAAAAGATTATGTGATGAAAACAAAATAAAATTTATTTTTATTGAAGGTGAAAAATTTTCTTTTGAAAAAATGCTTGAAGAGATTGGGAAAATAGGAATTGACAGTGTTTTGCTAGAAGGTGGAGAAAGCCTTATTTCACTTGCATTTAAAGAAAATGTGATTGATGGTGGAGAAATTTTCATTGCAAATAAAATTTTAGGTGATAGTAGTGCAAAACCTTTTATTTCTGGATTTGTGAGAGAAAAAATGGACGAGGCTATTCAATTGACAAATGTGAAAAATAATATTTATGGCGAAAATGTAGGAATGGAGTTTTATTTCAAGAAATATAATGAAATGGGATAA
- the ribE gene encoding riboflavin synthase, with protein MFTGLVEEMGKVVNISKKATGLGITIKGDKVVEKAKIGDSIAVNGVCLTVTEISGNTFTADVMYETIERSGLKRITVGEAVNLEKSLTLMTFLGGHLVMGDVDSEAKIISIVPKGIAKLYKFQLEEKHRQNIKYVVEKGRVTIDGASLTIIDVDDDLGAFSVSLIPHTLENITLGKKKIGDFVNIETDLFGKYVEKILKFNNFENNDNEKKSKLTMEFLQKNGF; from the coding sequence ATGTTTACAGGTTTAGTCGAAGAAATGGGAAAAGTCGTGAATATTTCTAAGAAGGCTACGGGTTTAGGAATAACGATAAAAGGTGACAAGGTTGTTGAAAAGGCAAAAATTGGAGATAGTATAGCGGTAAATGGAGTTTGTTTGACGGTTACGGAAATTAGTGGAAATACTTTTACGGCAGATGTGATGTATGAAACAATTGAAAGAAGTGGATTGAAGAGAATAACTGTTGGAGAAGCGGTAAATCTTGAAAAATCATTGACTTTGATGACGTTTCTAGGTGGACATTTAGTAATGGGAGATGTCGATAGTGAAGCAAAGATTATTTCAATTGTTCCGAAAGGGATCGCTAAATTATATAAGTTTCAGTTGGAGGAAAAGCATAGACAGAATATTAAATATGTGGTTGAAAAAGGGCGAGTTACGATAGATGGAGCTAGTCTTACTATAATTGATGTGGACGATGATTTGGGAGCTTTTTCGGTTTCGTTGATTCCGCATACTTTGGAAAATATTACGCTTGGGAAGAAAAAAATAGGAGATTTCGTTAATATTGAAACTGATTTGTTTGGAAAATATGTGGAAAAAATCTTGAAGTTTAATAATTTTGAAAATAATGATAATGAGAAAAAATCAAAATTGACAATGGAATTTTTGCAAAAGAATGGATTTTAG
- a CDS encoding bifunctional 3,4-dihydroxy-2-butanone-4-phosphate synthase/GTP cyclohydrolase II translates to MERKFNTVEEALEDLKIGKPVVVVDDEDRENEGDLVLPAQVATYEWLNFIINQARGLMCVPVSVEVAQRLQLDPMTARNTDHHGTAFTISVDAAEGTTTGISTGDRLKTVLDLADPTKKAEDFLRPGHMFPLIAKKGGVLERRGHTEAAVDLAKLCGFEPVGVIMEILNQDGTMARRDDLFEFCEEHDLKIITVDELILYRKKNEKLVKNEADVRIPTKFGEFEFVGYSDQIENKEYLAIIKGDVRGKENVTVRLHSECLTGDVFGSKRCDCQDQLHKSLHEIENKGEGLVIYLRQEGRGIGILNKLKAYKLQDQGYDTVEANHKLGFEDDLRDYAVAAQIIKDLNIKSISLMTNNPSKIKGLETYGIKVVDREEIEIPANDVDEKYLKTKKEKMGHLLKQKL, encoded by the coding sequence ATGGAGAGAAAATTTAATACAGTAGAAGAAGCATTGGAAGATTTGAAGATTGGGAAACCGGTTGTTGTTGTGGATGATGAAGATAGAGAAAATGAGGGAGATTTAGTATTGCCAGCACAAGTTGCTACTTATGAATGGTTAAATTTTATTATAAATCAAGCAAGAGGTTTGATGTGTGTGCCTGTTTCAGTGGAGGTTGCACAAAGATTACAATTGGATCCGATGACTGCTAGAAATACTGATCATCATGGAACAGCATTTACGATTTCTGTAGATGCGGCAGAAGGTACGACAACTGGGATTTCGACAGGTGATAGATTGAAAACAGTTTTGGATTTGGCAGATCCGACTAAAAAGGCTGAGGATTTTTTGAGACCAGGTCATATGTTTCCGTTGATAGCGAAAAAAGGTGGAGTGCTTGAAAGAAGAGGACATACTGAAGCAGCAGTTGATTTGGCGAAACTTTGTGGATTTGAACCAGTTGGAGTTATTATGGAAATCTTGAATCAAGATGGGACAATGGCTAGAAGAGATGATTTATTTGAATTTTGTGAAGAACATGATTTGAAAATAATTACAGTTGATGAATTGATTTTGTACAGAAAAAAAAACGAAAAGTTAGTTAAAAATGAGGCGGATGTTAGAATTCCTACGAAATTTGGGGAATTTGAGTTCGTTGGTTACAGTGATCAAATTGAGAATAAAGAATATTTAGCAATTATAAAAGGGGATGTTAGAGGTAAGGAAAATGTGACTGTGAGACTTCATTCAGAATGTTTGACGGGGGATGTTTTCGGTTCTAAAAGATGTGATTGTCAAGATCAGTTACATAAATCGTTGCATGAAATTGAAAACAAAGGAGAAGGCTTGGTAATTTATTTGAGACAAGAAGGTAGAGGAATTGGGATTTTGAATAAATTGAAAGCATACAAACTTCAAGATCAAGGTTATGATACTGTGGAAGCTAATCACAAATTAGGATTTGAAGATGATTTGAGAGATTATGCTGTGGCAGCTCAGATTATAAAAGATCTAAATATTAAATCAATTTCTTTAATGACAAATAATCCATCTAAAATCAAGGGATTGGAAACTTATGGAATCAAAGTTGTAGATAGAGAAGAAATTGAAATTCCAGCAAATGATGTTGATGAGAAATATTTGAAGACAAAAAAAGAGAAAATGGGACATTTGTTGAAACAGAAGTTGTAA